The following are from one region of the Streptomyces decoyicus genome:
- the dapC gene encoding succinyldiaminopimelate transaminase, whose amino-acid sequence MGAASSPQPVSPRASLRDRLPAFPWDRLEPYKTTAAAHADGIVDLSVGTPVDPVPAVVQQALTAAADSPGYPTVWGTAALRDALTGWAADRLGARGLEHTNVLPVVGSKELVAWLPTQLGLGAGDKVGYPRLAYPTYEVGARLAGAEPVVYDEPWELDPSGLKLLWLNSPSNPTGRVLSADELRRTVAWAREHGVLVFSDECYLELGWEADPVSVLHPDICGGSHDGLVAVHSLSKRSNLAGYRSAFLVGDAAVLGDLLQIRKHGGMMIAAPVQAATVAALGDTAHVAEQRERYARRRAALRSAFEAAGFRIEHSEASLYLWATRDEPCWDTVGELAKRGILVAPGDFYGAAGERFVRIAFTATDERVAAAVRRLAK is encoded by the coding sequence GTGGGCGCAGCATCGTCTCCCCAGCCCGTCTCCCCCCGCGCGTCGCTCCGCGACCGCCTGCCCGCCTTCCCGTGGGACCGCCTGGAGCCGTACAAGACCACCGCCGCCGCGCACGCCGACGGCATCGTCGACCTCTCCGTCGGCACCCCGGTCGACCCGGTCCCCGCGGTGGTCCAGCAGGCACTGACCGCCGCGGCCGACAGTCCGGGCTATCCGACGGTGTGGGGCACGGCCGCGCTGCGGGACGCGCTCACCGGCTGGGCGGCCGACCGCCTCGGTGCCCGGGGCCTGGAGCACACCAACGTGCTGCCGGTCGTCGGCTCCAAGGAGCTGGTGGCCTGGCTGCCGACCCAGCTGGGCCTGGGCGCCGGGGACAAGGTCGGCTACCCGCGCCTGGCCTACCCGACGTACGAGGTCGGCGCCCGCCTGGCCGGGGCCGAGCCGGTCGTCTACGACGAGCCCTGGGAGCTGGACCCCAGCGGCCTGAAGCTGCTCTGGCTGAACTCGCCGTCCAACCCGACCGGCCGGGTGCTGAGCGCCGACGAGCTGCGCCGCACCGTCGCCTGGGCGCGCGAGCACGGTGTGCTGGTCTTCAGCGACGAGTGCTACCTCGAACTGGGCTGGGAGGCCGACCCGGTCTCCGTGCTGCACCCGGACATCTGCGGCGGCTCCCACGACGGCCTCGTCGCCGTCCACTCCCTCTCCAAGCGCTCCAACCTCGCCGGCTACCGCTCCGCCTTCCTCGTCGGCGACGCCGCGGTCCTCGGCGACCTGCTCCAGATCCGCAAGCACGGCGGCATGATGATCGCGGCACCCGTCCAGGCCGCCACCGTCGCGGCGCTGGGCGACACCGCCCATGTCGCCGAGCAGCGTGAGCGCTACGCCCGCCGCCGCGCCGCGCTGCGTTCCGCCTTCGAGGCCGCGGGCTTCCGCATCGAGCACAGCGAGGCCTCGCTTTACCTCTGGGCGACCCGTGACGAGCCCTGCTGGGACACCGTCGGCGAGCTCGCCAAGCGCGGCATCCTCGTCGCCCCCGGCGACTTCTACGGCGCCGCGGGGGAGCGGTTCGTACGCATCGCCTTCACCGCCACCGACGAGCGGGTGGCCGCCGCGGTGCGCCGGCTGGCGAAGTGA
- a CDS encoding ATP-binding protein — MSLPVTRRIARAALLVAVGAAPVVAAAGTATAAEPAAKALGGLTAPLDSQNTSQTLDHTARHGVGLVNEAGSKAATKLAPALVETAGPVVKKAMPLTQGAADKTESVVRPVAKHGITTNALPLAKDLVGSPQGLLAPAQSLLGGLPLGGR; from the coding sequence ATGTCCCTCCCCGTTACGCGTCGGATCGCCCGAGCCGCCCTGCTCGTTGCAGTGGGTGCCGCTCCCGTGGTCGCTGCGGCAGGTACCGCCACCGCTGCGGAACCGGCCGCCAAGGCACTCGGCGGGCTGACGGCGCCCCTGGACTCCCAGAACACCAGCCAGACCCTCGACCACACCGCGCGCCACGGCGTCGGCCTGGTGAACGAGGCCGGCAGCAAGGCGGCGACGAAGCTCGCCCCGGCGCTCGTCGAGACCGCCGGCCCGGTCGTGAAGAAGGCCATGCCGCTCACCCAGGGCGCAGCCGACAAGACGGAGAGCGTGGTCCGCCCGGTCGCCAAGCACGGCATCACCACCAACGCGCTGCCGCTCGCCAAGGACCTGGTCGGATCGCCCCAGGGCCTGCTCGCCCCGGCTCAGAGCCTGCTCGGCGGCCTCCCGCTCGGCGGCCGCTGA